The Elaeis guineensis isolate ETL-2024a chromosome 5, EG11, whole genome shotgun sequence DNA segment ggcagtgcagtactaactTGCCTGTACAGGGCTATGTGTCAGGATTCTTATACTGACcagagcgagattggtggttatcttgtgtTACTAcaggtatatgaattataaatttatatttttaatatttttaaaaaattaatattgtagctttgatttgatatatcatgtatgattttttttttttaaattacagaTTTAGACATGAGAGAGGATGCCGACTATTAGTCCATTACGGCGACAGTTGCTCGATATGCCACCAGAGCAGCATGATTCTgatattccattcagactagacggaccattgggatatatgtataaaaatattgcttcatttacttaaaatttagtactttttaaattcaaaaaaaattatttaacatgagtagactgTCAAGCAGATGAAACGTTGCATTCAACATTCATCATGCATCGATGAGAGTGGTATGGATTTATAGGTGCCagctggatacattagttgatacacatagatggataaattttatttatttataaatattattttatagtattcataatctattaaaattttagcttactaatttattttattttaactctgtcagtttttgtgggagccatatacatatAAGATATTGACTATATTGCCGTAGATATATACAGTTgaacatgacatatggactgctagggtgccacttatttattttgatgtggtagagtggcatcttttcaaTCATGTCCTGCGGCAATTTGGTTAGATTCAGAGCAtctcagagcagtttgataccagccagaaatttcatcgtattgatcgatgaggaAGAGTtcgtattgactgacgtatcagacatacagagtacatcgatatttgagatgcacgtcgagatcacattgttcatgatgatttcattttgagaggccgtttatATACCGAGgattacatggcttgattttttagcattacaatgcgagtcattggacagtctcggtaTGTAGTTCCCGGATACGAGGACGGGAGTtctactgtgcgtcttttggtaagactatgaaaattatattttatatcaatatctttacttctaataattaagattgaaaattagtttatgttgtttgtgttatatttatattttatattttatagtatattgctatttttttttattatgtagactaattctatgtcggatcttgtgttggacgctcgtcgtgctttatttacgactgatgaggatgtacggattcggatactgcgtaAGATAAAGAGAATAAGTTTTGAAACATtagtgtgttgggaatagtatcccaaagccaatcgtcagcctgttgacggttgtgctccttttgtattagtacatgaattataaataaataaaaattattttgatatttttttcatcacagatgtttcatcttctaatgaactcctgtgttgtggtgaagttcttaggactatttagactcgacaaaggaggatttgtcgcttagtccttaaacctgttcgcgaccaaatgatacgttgttaccaaggacgacaacgtttatcgagcataggtcgttgtgtaccatatgggttggttgtcctcataaccaaagagtgtgaagacactggtatggcatacaggtgagatgtaatggtacatctgtactgaacgtgaccgactccggagctatttctgctgtcaagatttgctctgatgggatatgggtataaatgtccctccgacctgagaccgccacggtgacttgcaagcaactcactgcacttaggcaccggactacctgaatttttaattcagtgacggaaggctgctgggtgtagtcaagtacttgacttgtcggtgcgtgtgtcaagatggaattgaccactccagtttaggagctgtgcacagtcgtgtttcaatttagcaaaaccttggccagggtagtcctagtgaggagtcacaggactaattgagttgagcacgattcggatgatctcatcagggttgacagtttaaccctgagtcgtcctaaacacaggggtcaaaagggatgaattatacggtaaccatattcacgtaggttctgaatgttacgattgcgactattcgatctatctggtcgtcgggtaccattgctagatggtcacttcgattagtacaagaattggttcctgtgctaccggcttaggtttgaacctgtggggtcacacacattagaggttcttttctgatctgatggctgattatgagtcttatgtgtttggaactctatgattgagaattaagattctctgatcacgagtttcacatattttggataccggggtcaaaattttgaatttcaaattttgaatttgaaatttgaactctttgatcagggtttcatattgatgatctctgatgcctaattgcctatcgaatttagactcaatatttatgagagatttaattagtgatttgatcactaattaacttaatttgattgagtaattatttttagatcaagtccaattgaattggattcagtttggattgacccgattaggttaaggttgatctaatcgctaaagtggcttagtccctgatttgatcaggggttaggtttagttaatccctgatttgattaggattttattgagcctaattaagcctaattgtgttggatttaatttggtctaattgtgcttaacttattttaattaggttggctcaatttgaatcaaaccatcttgttttaaattccctgcgccacccaacttccttgcgcccatttgaatttgcaagaagaaattttctcgtgaattttctcccacgcaaagctctctcatgcccacttttgtgcaccatatggatggataaagctgattagttaaccattcaaattcaaagcgtgtttgaatttgaatggataacttatctcttttgccttcaagcttatccatcttgtgcgccacataattcacacggaAAAGAGTTTCTCgtaaaacctttccacgcacaaagagtccacgcccttctcttctcacgccacaagtggttaggaatgagttggttttcatttgaattcaaatttgatttgaattcaaatgtgtaaccacttgtctttatcctctcacgcggataagacacgttttgaactgttttaaaagagatagggaggtggggcatgcgtagaaaaattttgagaaagagagtggggcgtgaggaagtcttatacgtgaggtgaaggtccaaaaccttccgagagaaaaagaaagaaaagaaagaaaattggacgcagggttttcagtgtaatccctagggtttcagccaggggttcgggaagtgagattggtgtgccacgagtgtcgtgagtccaccaaatttcaggaagagatccatcagcctctcaaccaaccgtgcagacaatccagagcatccgaagaattggcacacatcgatcgaaggagttcgatcaacatcagccatcaaaagggtgaaatcacaaactagcatttgtgtggaaccgatcagacgggagcttcgtgtggacgatccgcagaggccagacactggTGTTGCTATGACGTAATGATCAgagccttccgacggtgatcagattgcggtgatcgactacccgcaaaaggtgatgtgttctgaacacagtacagtaaaaagtttaccgtttcaaatttgaatttcaaatttaaatgcatgctgttgtatcatatttagatcctagtgtaggattaattagtattaattaataagattaattaataattttactgcaaaataataattttgaaaaagttttaaaattatcattttgcccctgcactgaatttttgcttcatggtggcgattggtgttgactcGTATAGCGTGcgtcttggtatggagcagtcaatgcgccagatatgagatatgcaccgtcaccatatgtttcgaatatgccatcaccgcatattccgcagatgtcatcactagacattgcacagatgccaccgccttttgatccacagatggcagcaccttcttcttcttacatccccagatgacatcaccggataccagttggccacatgagtatgacactTTCTTTTTAGGCCCATTCGTGTATCCAAATGAGAGGGTTGAGggggtcgctcagtccgtagatgatccgacagcatcagttattcctgagcagcatgaccagcagacctctactgatataggagaggagccatcacagcagatacaggagcaagagcagccgttgaggaccttcctgagaaggtccaagcgaccacgggcaccacgacgtctttgtgggacttagtatttttttgatttgtacttagtatttttgaaacttttattgtactattttttgtactcttgatatttttattctattttatattattaattttattttatattattttaatttcaagtgatcagatattatgctttgtggacatgGACACACATACtctcatgtgtctcagaacattaggagagaaaaaattatgctaaaagggccataaaaattataacgcaaataataataatatatcgaataatttaattatattttttaaaatatctaaaaataagcaaaatcagacaagtcggtggggaaccatcaaagttcaagccgatttttcgataaatgagatgaatcggaccgtactggtacatctcgatctcgTACGGACACGAATAGCTACGTATGGTGCAGTATGGGCTGGTATAGGTCGATAAGATTTTGGTACATTATGGTACTTTTACCAACCGCTCGGTGCGATACGGTTTGGGCTGCTATAAGTTGGTACGGAGATGATACGGattgattttctatttttttaaatttatttaaattaaaattaaattttttattttatttttttttaattaaaatttattttaattaaatttaaaatttttatttatttttaaatttagaattataatttttattttttttcatttttttctcattttttactttttttatggtattttttattttttttgaattcaaattcaaatttttatttttttataattttaaattataattataattatattttatttttatcattattttctatttttatgatattttttaggtatttttttcctttgtttggaatatttttttaaaaaattaatttgaaatggagaaagtaatttgaaatgatattttttatttgaattaaaattaaaattaattttttttttaaatttaaaattataatttttatttttttctcatttttttcttttttatgatattttttattttttaaaatttttaagatattttttgggatatttttgaaaataaattaatttgaaatggaaaaagtaatttgaaataatattttttatttgaattgaaattaaaaattttattttttaaattcaaaattataaattttatttttttttcatttttttggtatttttaatttttttagttttttaagatatatttttttggaatatttttttaaaaaattaatgtgaaatggggaaagtaatttgaaatgatattttttatttgaattaaaattaaaatttttatttttttaaatttaaaattataatttttatttttttctcatttttttatggtatttttttattttttttaattttttaaggtatttttttttaaaattaattttaaaagtggattgtaatttaaaataatgatttttatttgaattaaacttaaaatttttatttttttaaaatttaaaattataatttttattttttttcaatttttttctcttttttctttttttacggtgttttttattttttttacaacaatttttttcttcttttgagatatttttttaaaaaaataatttagaatggggatactaatttgaaatgatgatttttatttgaatcaaaattaaaattttattttttttttaaatttaaaattataatttttattttattttttttaaaaataaataattaaattcgtCATTTCAAATGGAATTTTTGAAAGCAccctttgaaatgatattttcaggAACGTCATTTTAAATGGCATTTTCAGAAACGCCGtttgaaatgataaatttattttattttatttttttgttcatcATCTACGTGGAAAAGAGGTGCTGACGtgaatttataaaatatcattccaaatggtattttataagatttatattaatttgataaataaattaaaaattatattatttttataaataattattttaaaaaaattattttgataaaagaatCCTTGACATGTGACATAATAATGATATTTTTCTTGGTCCCTGCTACCATTTTCACGTCATACCAACCCCCGCAACGTTCACCTACGACCAATGTATTGCACCAATCTCCAGTTGCCACATCGGATGGGAAATTTATGAGAAAATAATGATAGATACTCTAATTAAATATCCTAAGCATCTCCATTGGATTCAGAAGAAGCTATTGGTTTTTCAAGGTCAAAACGATATAACTTGACTCATGATCATTTAGCTTCCTGCTTGTGTCTGCTCATAGTCACGCATCCATCTGTTCTAAGTTTACTTttcataatttatgatgaaaagagaaaaaaagaggagggtTCGACGCGGCGTGGACTTCAACGCTATCTGTCAAAGTCTTCCTcaatctctgtctctctctctctctctcgctctcctcTTTCTCATCGAATGATTTCAGCCTCTCCTCCATGAACCAACGCCCTTAACACGATTCGGTCCACAGAAAcagagagagaaggaaggagaGTCGCGTCTTCTTTCCACCCCTTCTCGAGGTCCTTATCGTCCCATTTGATTCCTTTGCTTTTGGTGGTATTATTTTGGTCCACGTCAAAAgaatatattatatttgatatacatATTCTTAACCTTCCtctaactattattattattattgtatgGCAGAGCTCTCGTTCTCGGTAGCTTCCCTTCTATTCTCTTTGGTCTTCACCATATATACttctaaaaaagagagagaaggaagaagaaataaaGACATCAAATCTTCCAGGCCCGATCTCCAACGTAAGCTTTTTCttatcctctctttcttctctatttCTTTTCCAAAGTCTGAAGTTTAAAAAGGATTTGTTGGCAGTTTCTTTCGTCACAAGTCTTGAGTTTCACCCCAATTTTATCATTTGTGCTCTtaaatttcacaattatgaatggAAGAATTTGTGGTTAGTTGTTAAAGATGTTTGCTTTGGTGTTTTCAATGCGCTTATTGGTTCACTGTATTGGGTAGTTTTTGTTTTTGGATGGAATTGTGTGGTAAGATATTGTTAAACAATCATGATGACCTTGTTTCTTAATTCAGTTGGAGCTTGGAATTGTATTTTTTCTCTCCCCAAATCTCTATATGCTTAGTTTGTTCCATCGAATGAATTTTCCTTAGATTTCTGTTGTATATCTATCTTATCAATTTATGAATAGAACTGGTTTCTGGAGTTCTAGAAGAAATTtactaaattttttcttgatatgaaGGGGCAAAAACTGATTTTTGGCTCTGTTATCGGTGGGAAGATTTGGGTAGCTTAATATCATCCTCCTCTGATTTATCTAAAGAAACTCTCTGTGGTCCATAAGAAAAGCAAGAATTTTGCCAGTTGTTTAGTTTGTATACTTCTAGGATTCATTTCTGTCGATGACAGTGGTTGGCAAGAACATATGATCCCATGTCCCCATTCCCCCATTTCCATTGGCATTGTGTTTCAGTTATTCATGGGTTTGGGTCATGTATGTGTTGCGCTCCTTGGTTTTTTGAGAATAATACTTTAGTTTTTAAGAGGATCATCTTCAGTGCTTCTTTTAATTGCATTTGTATCTGATTTCTTGGCGTTCACATTCTTTTGGGATCGTCATCAGTTCAGTTAGTATAAACTAGCATTCAAAAGTtcactgcttttttttttttcctctctgaatttaattcaatcttTATTATGGAATTCAATAATATTCTTATGTtaagtggattttttttttttttttttttaataagcaaGACATTTCAGAGTTAGGGCTTTCCATTGCTAGTATGTATATAAAACACCTAAATTGGAATAAATTATAGAGGCCCATTTTAATCTGTCTAGTATTCTGACTGGCATGTTACAGAGCTTGTTTTCTGGCAAGATGGGAAAGTTCTGTAAGGTCTGGAGGAGAGGATAGATGTCAAGTTTCTTCAGCAGAATGCAATATTAGCATCAGTAGTGCTTTTCCTGTTTAAATCACTGGCTTATATATTTGGGACTTCAGCCAACAATGGACGGCAGTTCCACTAAATTCCGGCTTGTGAGATGCCCAACATGCCGCAAACGTCTAGTGGAGTATGCTCATATTCCAGTATACCCTTGTGGTGGATGTGGCACAACCCTTCGAGGTTGGTTCTCTCTCTCCACTCTTTTTAAATACTGATGCATTTGCTTTGCTCCTTTTTTTTCAAGATATCAATTTGATCTtcaacaaaacaaaaaataaaagaaaaatatgaatatcagCTTTGGTCTTCACTGTACAATAAAAGACATTAGTTTTGATGATTTATTTCTACTTGCAGCGAAAAATCGTACTGCTGCTGGAGAAAAGGTTAACTCAAGATCACCAGAAGTAGATCATTCTCAGAGTCTTTCAGACATTGGTGCCTCGGATAATGGATCCACCTCTTCTGTGAAACAAATGTTTGCATGTTCCACGAGTGCACACTCATCAGAGTTGGAGCATGAGGAAAAGGAAGCCATACTCGCAAATATCTACTCCCTTGACCCCGGTGCGAAATGTAATCATCGAGAGAATGGAGAAGCCTCTGGTGAAATTGGGATTCAAGAAAATGGTTCTGATACTAATCAACTTGCCATCAGAAGTGATGATGCATCCCAGAGCCAACCAGATGGAGGTGTTCATCCTAAAACTGAAGCACAAAAATCTCTGAAGCCAGGTCAGCAACCTTCTGAAAGCTCAAATGAAATGAACAAAGTGGAAGAACCTCCCGAGTCTGTCAGCCAGAGCGTTGCCTCTAAGGAGGATATGGTTGACAGAGGATCTGCTGATGCGCTCGACCTTAGTTTTCGGTCTCTAGCTACTAGAAGCTCTCGTGCTTATGATGGCAGTGTATCTTCTTTGGATGATGGGTACAACAATCGTGCCCGGGACAGATATCTGCGTCTATCTAGAAGAACTTATCGACCACCAAAAGCTTTGGATGCAGCTGATAATAAGGGAAAGGAAGGTGAGGCAGTTTCGAGAAGTAACCAGATGACAATTGATGTTGAAGCAGATCTTCGAGCCAGGAACCTCCCATCAAAATTGTCAAATGAGAGGTATGGCTCAAGTATCATGAGAATGCATGAACCATCGCGAGAGACTTCTTTCGCGTCTGAAGACTTTCATTCAGTACAGAACGGGAGGGAACCTGAAAATGATgggccttctaaatctgtatcgaGAGGATCAAGTTTCCAACATGAGAGCAAATCATCCAAGTACCTCAGATATGGTAGCAtggatttattaaggaagatGTTCGAGCTAAAATATCAACTTCATGGAAGCAATCAAAGTGTACAAGGGGGGGAACCTTGCTCGAGAGGCATTGATGTCCAACAGCCGTTATATCGGAAGTCTGAACGCCAACCTCCTCAGTATTTTAATTCAAACTTGTTTCACCATCCACCTGAGGCAATTTATGGGCCAAGACAAATTGCATTCCGACAGCATCAATTCTCACAAAAGCCTTTCTCAGCGCAGCGCAGCTGTTCCTGTGTGCATTGCTGTCTGGAAGACCGACAATTCCGATTGCAGCCTAACCATTGTGCTGATGGTATAAGTAGGGCTCATGCCCACAAGTTGTGCTCCCATTCTTCAACAGCTGGAAGCTCAGGCATGCCTGATCGTGAGCAGGAGAAGTTGCGCTATAATGAGAAAAGAAAGCGCAAAAAGAATCATTGCCGGCCCATTTCTGGGGGTGCTCCTTTCATGATCTGCTACAATTGCTTCGAATTGCTTCAGCTACCAGCAGATTTTCTCATATCGAGGAGGAGAGTGAATAAGCTGAAGTGTACTGCCTGTTCTGAAGTCCTCCAGTTATCATTTCCTGCAATAGCTCACATTAGTCCTCAATCTCCTGGCAAGGTGGTTCATCCATGCAATGAGGTTGGCAATTGCACAGATGTGGCAACTGGATCCGTTTCTCATTCTAATGATTTCTCTCAAGGTGATCCAGCTTCCTTTTCTGAAGTGTATGGGTTCTCCTCCACCAAAAGCTTTTCTGCAGAGGCTGAACCTGTGCTACATGTCTCGAGGAACACTTCTGAAGGAAAAAATGACCAGCAGATATCAGGTTTACCACTTCATCGGCTCATGGGGTATTCTTCAGCCACCGAGTTGTTATACAAATATTGGGATACTGATGAAGGTTATGAAAGCATAGAATCAATGGTAACTCATTCTTATAGACCTTCTCAGGAAAGCCATGTGATTGATAGATTGAGAGAGCATGGAAAGAGCACTTCATGTCACAAGCGAATAGGACCTTGTACTGATCCAGATTGTATGGAAATACATGAGGAAGAAGAGTCACCTCAGCCATTCTGAACTAGAAGAAGTTCTTTGTTTCATGATGGACTGGTGAAAGAGGGTACACTGGAGTTGACTCATGAATTTGAGAGCCTGAAACTGTAAGTTCATGCAAATCAAAATATTATCCCAGATCCTTGATATTGGCATGCATTCATGAgtttgtatgtattttgtagctTTTGTGAATAgatagtgagagagagagagagagagagagagagagtgaataGATAGTTAGAAAACAATTGTCTCCCTTTTCACTTAGAGACTGAATAATATGTTATGATTATTTCAGTTAATGTTCGCATCATTAACTTTTTCTTATACATCGCATCATTAACCTTTCTCTTATACATTGGCAAGTCTTCATGGTGTTCTCAGCTTTCAGAACCGAAGCATTGTCTGGCCATGAGAAGTGCTTCATGTGGAATGCCCTTGCTTCTAGCTATTTGATGGTGTAGCACCGTCAGGATCCGGTACCATAAGATgtaacaagaagaaagaagaaataaaataagaaacacaatataAATACGTAGATTGGCCTCAAGCCTATTTCTACGGGATGTGCAAGCTTtattatgagagaataaaataaaatcaatataagaagaactcaccactcaactttTATACAAAAGTCTCTcacaaaaaaatctcaaaactcTCACAAAAGTTCTTTGAAACCTCTGTTGAAGTCTTTCTGCATCTTTAGGACGTCATCAGCTTCCCAACGGAATAAACGGttcgtcaatcggagctatataggctccagaatcacaaaaatactgtttcagtaGGAAACAGAGTCTCGATCAAACTTGGAATCATTCGTGGTCGTCCGATCGTGACCGGCTCGCATCAAAACCATCCGATCGTGCAAAACAGGGCCACAGATCATCTGATCATGCTCGGATTCACTCACAGCCATCTGATTGTGACCGACTGCATTctgggccatccgatcgcacACAAAAGCCCTTGAACCGCACATGGACTGCATGTTCGGTCTACACGGTCCCATGGACCGCCCAGTGCCTCGTGGTCCACAGTGGACCGCTTGAGCACTGGGCCTGGGACGCCCGCACGTGCTGGGCTGGCCCGTCCGCATGTGTTGGGCTAGCCCATGCACTCGCCCACGCTGGGCCCACCCGTGCTTGGGCTCGACCACACCTGGGCCACGTGCACTTATGCTGGGCCTGTCCGCGTGCGGCTGCACGCTAGGCGCATCTCCATCGAGCCGGGTGGTGCTCCACCAACCGTCGTCGTCTCGTGCACTGTGCCATCTTCTCTCATGCGTATCTTCTCCGTCCAGACTCCGTTTGAGGTATTCTGAAGtttgttggactctattttttatgctggacctcgctgtgggctcaatgtg contains these protein-coding regions:
- the LOC105046002 gene encoding uncharacterized protein; translation: MDGSSTKFRLVRCPTCRKRLVEYAHIPVYPCGGCGTTLRAKNRTAAGEKVNSRSPEVDHSQSLSDIGASDNGSTSSVKQMFACSTSAHSSELEHEEKEAILANIYSLDPGAKCNHRENGEASGEIGIQENGSDTNQLAIRSDDASQSQPDGGVHPKTEAQKSLKPGQQPSESSNEMNKVEEPPESVSQSVASKEDMVDRGSADALDLSFRSLATRSSRAYDGSVSSLDDGYNNRARDRYLRLSRRTYRPPKALDAADNKGKEGEAVSRSNQMTIDVEADLRARNLPSKLSNERYGSSIMRMHEPSRETSFASEDFHSVQNGREPENDGPSKSVSRGSSFQHESKSSKYLRYGSMDLLRKMFELKYQLHGSNQSVQGGEPCSRGIDVQQPLYRKSERQPPQYFNSNLFHHPPEAIYGPRQIAFRQHQFSQKPFSAQRSCSCVHCCLEDRQFRLQPNHCADGISRAHAHKLCSHSSTAGSSGMPDREQEKLRYNEKRKRKKNHCRPISGGAPFMICYNCFELLQLPADFLISRRRVNKLKCTACSEVLQLSFPAIAHISPQSPGKVVHPCNEVGNCTDVATGSVSHSNDFSQGDPASFSEVYGFSSTKSFSAEAEPVLHVSRNTSEGKNDQQISGLPLHRLMGYSSATELLYKYWDTDEGYESIESMVTHSYRPSQESHVIDRLREHGKSTSCHKRIGPCTDPDCMEIHEEEESPQPF